The proteins below come from a single Conger conger chromosome 10, fConCon1.1, whole genome shotgun sequence genomic window:
- the LOC133138302 gene encoding alkaline phosphatase-like encodes MMKVTVLALSSCLAWLCQAKPSFPEQEMDPAYWNSMAQNTLKNALALEHLNRNVANNLILFLGDGMGIPTVTAARILKGQLSGHSGEETELEMDKFPYLALSKTYNTDAQVADSAGTATAYLCGVKANEGTVGVSAAAMRSQCNTTAGNEVTSILKWAKDAGKSVGIVTTTRVNHATPSAAYAHCVDRDWFSDGEMPTEALEAGCKDIARQLMENIPNIDVIMGGGRKYMYPKNTSDVEYPGERKHMGTRKDGRNLVKEWRERMKGQRGHYVWNRKDLLALNPHKVDYLLGLFEPGDLPYDLDRNTETEPSLTEMVEVAIKILRKNKNGFYLLVEGGRIDHGHHDGKAKQALHEAVEMDRAIGRAGLMTSIHDTLTVVTADHSHVFNFGGYTTRGNSIFGLAPMVSDVDQKPFTAILYGNGPGFKMVNGVRENVSTIDYSENNYRAQAAVPLSMETHGGEDVAVFSKGPMAHLLHGVREQNYIPHAMAYAACIGQNTRHCRSANSAPPSALPVLSSLGALLILTQLLC; translated from the exons ATGATGAAGGTGACAGTGCTGGCGCTCTCCTCCTGCCTGGCCTGGCTGTGCCAGGCGAAGCCCTCCTTTCCCG AGCAGGAGATGGATCCGGCCTACTGGAACAGCATGGCCCAGAACACCCTGAAGAACGCGCTGGCCCTAGAGCATCTCAACCGAAACGTCGCCAATAACCTCATCCTCTTTCTCGGAGACG gaatGGGAATTCCCACTGTCACCGCAGCTCGAATCCTGAAAGGCCAGCTCAGCGGACACAGCGGGGAAGAGACAGAGCTGGAGATGGACAAGTTCCCCTACCTAGCGCTCTCTAAG ACGTACAACACGGACGCCCAGGTGGCAGACAGCGCTGGCACCGCCACGGCGTACCTGTGCGGGGTGAAGGCCAACGAGGGCACCGTGGGCGTGAGCGCCGCCGCCATGCGCTCCCAGTGCAACACCACCGCCGGGAACGAGGTCACCTCCATCCTCAAGTGGGCCAAGGACGCAG GGAAGTCTGTGGGCATCGTCACCACCACGCGTGTGAACCACGCCACCCCCAGCGCGGCCTACGCCCACTGCGTCGATCGTGATTGGTTCTCCGACGGCGAGATGCCCACCGAGGCGCTCGAGGCAGGCTGCAAGGACATCGCCCGGCAACTGATGGAGAACATCCCAAACATAGAC GTAAtcatggggggagggaggaagtaCATGTACCCCAAAAACACGTCGGACGTGGAGTACCCCGGAGAGCGCAAACACATGGGCACCCGCAAGGATGGCAGGAACCTGGTGAAGGAGTGGAGAGAGCGAATGAAGGGACAG AGAGGCCATTACGTGTGGAACCGGAAAGATCTCTTGGCTCTAAATCCCCACAAAGTGGACTACTTACTGG GTCTATTCGAGCCGGGCGACCTGCCCTACGACCTGGACAGGAACACTGAGACGGAGCCCTCCCTGACCGAGATGGTGGAAGTGGCCATCAAGATCCTACGGAAGAACAAGAACGGGTTCTACCTGCTGGTGGAGG GGGGCCGGATCGACCACGGCCATCACGATGGCAAAGCCAAGCAGGCGCTGCACGAGGCGGTGGAGATGGACCGGGCCATCGGCCGGGCGGGGCTCATGACCAGCATCCACGACACGCTGACCGTCGTCACCGCCGACCACTCCCACGTCTTCAACTTCGGCGGCTACACCACGCGCGGGAACTCCATCTTCG GACTGGCCCCCATGGTGAGTGACGTGGACCAGAAGCCCTTCACCGCCATCCTGTACGGAAACGGACCGGGCTTCAAGATGGTGAACGGCGTGAGAGAGAACGTCTCCACCATCGACTACA gtgagAATAACTACCGGGCGCAGGCTGCGGTGCCCCTGAGCATGGAGACTCACGGGGGGGAGGACGTGGCGGTCTTCTCCAAGGGCCCCATGGCCCACCTGCTGCACGGGGTGCGGGAGCAGAACTACATCCCCCACGCCATGGCCTACGCTGCCTGCATCGGCCAGAACACCCGCCACTGCCGGTCTGCGAACAGTGCCCCCCCCAGCGCCCTCCCAGTGCTGTCCAGTCTGGGGGCACTCCTGATACTGACCCAGCTGCtctgctga